A window of Ictidomys tridecemlineatus isolate mIctTri1 chromosome 15, mIctTri1.hap1, whole genome shotgun sequence contains these coding sequences:
- the LOC101970661 gene encoding dermokine isoform X2, translated as MKLHGSLACLLLALCLGSGAAGPLQGGGESAGQGLGDAISNGVGEAIGQGAKEAASSGIQDAIGQGGGEVASRTRELGDTVSHRLGEAARTLENTGNEAGRQVENAIHHGVDAARGSEAWGTSGGHGMLGHNQGNFGGPGSPWGQGHPGGSEGSFGTNSLGGSSGQGGSGGSQSFGTDTQGAVAQPGYGSVRGSSQNSGCTNPPPSGSGGSSSNSGGSSSSQSGSGGSSHGGGSSGGSSHGGSSGGSSHGGSSSGGSSHSGSSSGNSGSGSSSGSSRERQPENSRELDQSFSVSKGSDSGPSSGSSSGGSGGYKPECDNPGNEARQAGGSGSQGQGSSGDSGRGDAVSGLNTVNSQTSPGLFNFDTFWKNFKSKMGFINWDAIEKGRVPSPSTRALLYFRRLWENFKQRTPFFNWKEITEVRGAEVLFSR; from the exons ATGAAGTTACACGGGTCCTTGGCCTGCCTCCTGCTGGCCCTGTGCCTGGGCAGCGGGGCTGCTGGCCCACTGCAGGGTGGAGGGGAGAGCGCGGGGCAAGGGCTGGGAGACGCTATTAGCAATGGAGTTGGGGAGGCCATTGGCCAAGGAGCTAAGGAGGCAGCCAGCTCTGGAATCCAGGATGCCATTGGCCAAGGGGGTGGAGAAGTTGCCTCTAGAACCAGGGAGCTGGGGGACACTGTCAGCCACAGGCTTGGGGAAGCCGCCCGGACCCTGGAGAACACTGGGAACGAGGCCGGCAGACAGGTGGAGAACGCCATTCACCACGGAGTGGATGCGGCCCGCGGCTCTGAGGCTTGG GGAACATCTGGAGGCCATGGCATGTTAGGCCATAATCAGGGCAATTTTGGAGGCCCAGGGTCTCCCTGGGGCCAGGGACACCCTGGAGGCTCAGAAGGCAGCTTCGGAACCAACTCTCTGGGAGGGTCCTCAGGCCAGGGAGGCAGTGGAGGGTCCCAAAGCTTTGGGACCGATACTCAG ggagcagtggccCAGCCTGGCTATGGTTCAGTGAGAGGCAGCAGCCAAAATTCAGGG TGCACCAACCCCCCACCCTCCGGCTCCGGTGGAAGCTCTAGCAACTCTGGG GGAAGCAGCAGCTCACAGTCAGGCAGTGGCGGCAGCAGCCACGGTGGCGGCAGCAGCGGTGGCAGCAGCCATGGTGGCAGCAGCGGTGGCAGCAGCCATGGTGGCAGCAGCAGTGGTGGCAGCAGTCACAGTGGCAGCAGCAGTGGCAACAGTGGCAGTGGCAGCAGCTCTGGGTCCAGCCGG GAACGACAGCCAGAAAACTCCAGGGAATTGGATCAAAGCTTTTCAGTGTCCAAG GGATCCGACTCGGGCCCTTCCTCAGGCAGCAGCAGTGGTGGCAGTGGTGGATACAAGCCCGAG TGTGACAACCCAGGGAATGAAGCCCGACAGGCCGGAGGATCTGGGAGTCAG GGGCAAGGGTCCAGTGGGGACAGTGGAAGAGGTGATGCTGTCAGCGGTCTCAATACCGTG AACTCTCAGACGTCTCCTGGGCTCTTCAATTTCGACACTTTCTGGAAG aaCTTTAAATCCAAAATGGGTTTCATTAACTGGGATGCCATAGAAAAG GGCCGAGTCCCGTCCCCCAGCACCCGAGCCCTCCTCTACTTCCGCCGCCTCTGGGAG AATTTCAAACAGAGAACTCCTTTCTTCAACTGGAAAGAAATTACTGAGGTAAGGGGGGCAGAAGTTCTCTTTTCAAGGTGA
- the LOC101970661 gene encoding dermokine isoform X4 — protein sequence MKLHGSLACLLLALCLGSGAAGPLQGGGESAGQGLGDAISNGVGEAIGQGAKEAASSGIQDAIGQGGGEVASRTRELGDTVSHRLGEAARTLENTGNEAGRQVENAIHHGVDAARGSEAWGTSGGHGMLGHNQGNFGGPGSPWGQGHPGGSEGSFGTNSLGGSSGQGGSGGSQSFGTDTQGAVAQPGYGSVRGSSQNSGCTNPPPSGSGGSSSNSGGSSSSQSGSGGSSHGGGSSGGSSHGGSSGGSSHGGSSSGGSSHSGSSSGNSGSGSSSGSSRERQPENSRELDQSFSVSKCDNPGNEARQAGGSGSQESRESSHLLGGSNHQGQGSSGDSGRGDAVSGLNTVNSQTSPGLFNFDTFWKNFKSKMGFINWDAIEKGRVPSPSTRALLYFRRLWENFKQRTPFFNWKEITEVRGAEVLFSR from the exons ATGAAGTTACACGGGTCCTTGGCCTGCCTCCTGCTGGCCCTGTGCCTGGGCAGCGGGGCTGCTGGCCCACTGCAGGGTGGAGGGGAGAGCGCGGGGCAAGGGCTGGGAGACGCTATTAGCAATGGAGTTGGGGAGGCCATTGGCCAAGGAGCTAAGGAGGCAGCCAGCTCTGGAATCCAGGATGCCATTGGCCAAGGGGGTGGAGAAGTTGCCTCTAGAACCAGGGAGCTGGGGGACACTGTCAGCCACAGGCTTGGGGAAGCCGCCCGGACCCTGGAGAACACTGGGAACGAGGCCGGCAGACAGGTGGAGAACGCCATTCACCACGGAGTGGATGCGGCCCGCGGCTCTGAGGCTTGG GGAACATCTGGAGGCCATGGCATGTTAGGCCATAATCAGGGCAATTTTGGAGGCCCAGGGTCTCCCTGGGGCCAGGGACACCCTGGAGGCTCAGAAGGCAGCTTCGGAACCAACTCTCTGGGAGGGTCCTCAGGCCAGGGAGGCAGTGGAGGGTCCCAAAGCTTTGGGACCGATACTCAG ggagcagtggccCAGCCTGGCTATGGTTCAGTGAGAGGCAGCAGCCAAAATTCAGGG TGCACCAACCCCCCACCCTCCGGCTCCGGTGGAAGCTCTAGCAACTCTGGG GGAAGCAGCAGCTCACAGTCAGGCAGTGGCGGCAGCAGCCACGGTGGCGGCAGCAGCGGTGGCAGCAGCCATGGTGGCAGCAGCGGTGGCAGCAGCCATGGTGGCAGCAGCAGTGGTGGCAGCAGTCACAGTGGCAGCAGCAGTGGCAACAGTGGCAGTGGCAGCAGCTCTGGGTCCAGCCGG GAACGACAGCCAGAAAACTCCAGGGAATTGGATCAAAGCTTTTCAGTGTCCAAG TGTGACAACCCAGGGAATGAAGCCCGACAGGCCGGAGGATCTGGGAGTCAG gaaagcagagagagcagtCACCTCCTTGGGGGGTCCAATCATCAG GGGCAAGGGTCCAGTGGGGACAGTGGAAGAGGTGATGCTGTCAGCGGTCTCAATACCGTG AACTCTCAGACGTCTCCTGGGCTCTTCAATTTCGACACTTTCTGGAAG aaCTTTAAATCCAAAATGGGTTTCATTAACTGGGATGCCATAGAAAAG GGCCGAGTCCCGTCCCCCAGCACCCGAGCCCTCCTCTACTTCCGCCGCCTCTGGGAG AATTTCAAACAGAGAACTCCTTTCTTCAACTGGAAAGAAATTACTGAGGTAAGGGGGGCAGAAGTTCTCTTTTCAAGGTGA
- the LOC101970661 gene encoding dermokine isoform X5 encodes MKLHGSLACLLLALCLGSGAAGPLQGGGESAGQGLGDAISNGVGEAIGQGAKEAASSGIQDAIGQGGGEVASRTRELGDTVSHRLGEAARTLENTGNEAGRQVENAIHHGVDAARGSEAWGTSGGHGMLGHNQGNFGGPGSPWGQGHPGGSEGSFGTNSLGGSSGQGGSGGSQSFGTDTQGAVAQPGYGSVRGSSQNSGCTNPPPSGSGGSSSNSGGSSSSQSGSGGSSHGGGSSGGSSHGGSSGGSSHGGSSSGGSSHSGSSSGNSGSGSSSGSSRERQPENSRELDQSFSVSKGSDSGPSSGSSSGGSGGYKPECDNPGNEARQAGGSGSQNSQTSPGLFNFDTFWKNFKSKMGFINWDAIEKGRVPSPSTRALLYFRRLWENFKQRTPFFNWKEITEVRGAEVLFSR; translated from the exons ATGAAGTTACACGGGTCCTTGGCCTGCCTCCTGCTGGCCCTGTGCCTGGGCAGCGGGGCTGCTGGCCCACTGCAGGGTGGAGGGGAGAGCGCGGGGCAAGGGCTGGGAGACGCTATTAGCAATGGAGTTGGGGAGGCCATTGGCCAAGGAGCTAAGGAGGCAGCCAGCTCTGGAATCCAGGATGCCATTGGCCAAGGGGGTGGAGAAGTTGCCTCTAGAACCAGGGAGCTGGGGGACACTGTCAGCCACAGGCTTGGGGAAGCCGCCCGGACCCTGGAGAACACTGGGAACGAGGCCGGCAGACAGGTGGAGAACGCCATTCACCACGGAGTGGATGCGGCCCGCGGCTCTGAGGCTTGG GGAACATCTGGAGGCCATGGCATGTTAGGCCATAATCAGGGCAATTTTGGAGGCCCAGGGTCTCCCTGGGGCCAGGGACACCCTGGAGGCTCAGAAGGCAGCTTCGGAACCAACTCTCTGGGAGGGTCCTCAGGCCAGGGAGGCAGTGGAGGGTCCCAAAGCTTTGGGACCGATACTCAG ggagcagtggccCAGCCTGGCTATGGTTCAGTGAGAGGCAGCAGCCAAAATTCAGGG TGCACCAACCCCCCACCCTCCGGCTCCGGTGGAAGCTCTAGCAACTCTGGG GGAAGCAGCAGCTCACAGTCAGGCAGTGGCGGCAGCAGCCACGGTGGCGGCAGCAGCGGTGGCAGCAGCCATGGTGGCAGCAGCGGTGGCAGCAGCCATGGTGGCAGCAGCAGTGGTGGCAGCAGTCACAGTGGCAGCAGCAGTGGCAACAGTGGCAGTGGCAGCAGCTCTGGGTCCAGCCGG GAACGACAGCCAGAAAACTCCAGGGAATTGGATCAAAGCTTTTCAGTGTCCAAG GGATCCGACTCGGGCCCTTCCTCAGGCAGCAGCAGTGGTGGCAGTGGTGGATACAAGCCCGAG TGTGACAACCCAGGGAATGAAGCCCGACAGGCCGGAGGATCTGGGAGTCAG AACTCTCAGACGTCTCCTGGGCTCTTCAATTTCGACACTTTCTGGAAG aaCTTTAAATCCAAAATGGGTTTCATTAACTGGGATGCCATAGAAAAG GGCCGAGTCCCGTCCCCCAGCACCCGAGCCCTCCTCTACTTCCGCCGCCTCTGGGAG AATTTCAAACAGAGAACTCCTTTCTTCAACTGGAAAGAAATTACTGAGGTAAGGGGGGCAGAAGTTCTCTTTTCAAGGTGA
- the LOC101970661 gene encoding dermokine isoform X10: MKLHGSLACLLLALCLGSGAAGPLQGGGESAGQGLGDAISNGVGEAIGQGAKEAASSGIQDAIGQGGGEVASRTRELGDTVSHRLGEAARTLENTGNEAGRQVENAIHHGVDAARGSEAWGTSGGHGMLGHNQGNFGGPGSPWGQGHPGGSEGSFGTNSLGGSSGQGGSGGSQSFGTDTQGAVAQPGYGSVRGSSQNSGCTNPPPSGSGGSSSNSGGSSSSQSGSGGSSHGGGSSGGSSHGGSSGGSSHGGSSSGGSSHSGSSSGNSGSGSSSGSSRERQPENSRELDQSFSVSKGSDSGPSSGSSSGGSGGYKPECDNPGNEARQAGGSGSQNSQTSPGLFNFDTFWKNFKSKMGFINWDAIEKDQRSFRIP, translated from the exons ATGAAGTTACACGGGTCCTTGGCCTGCCTCCTGCTGGCCCTGTGCCTGGGCAGCGGGGCTGCTGGCCCACTGCAGGGTGGAGGGGAGAGCGCGGGGCAAGGGCTGGGAGACGCTATTAGCAATGGAGTTGGGGAGGCCATTGGCCAAGGAGCTAAGGAGGCAGCCAGCTCTGGAATCCAGGATGCCATTGGCCAAGGGGGTGGAGAAGTTGCCTCTAGAACCAGGGAGCTGGGGGACACTGTCAGCCACAGGCTTGGGGAAGCCGCCCGGACCCTGGAGAACACTGGGAACGAGGCCGGCAGACAGGTGGAGAACGCCATTCACCACGGAGTGGATGCGGCCCGCGGCTCTGAGGCTTGG GGAACATCTGGAGGCCATGGCATGTTAGGCCATAATCAGGGCAATTTTGGAGGCCCAGGGTCTCCCTGGGGCCAGGGACACCCTGGAGGCTCAGAAGGCAGCTTCGGAACCAACTCTCTGGGAGGGTCCTCAGGCCAGGGAGGCAGTGGAGGGTCCCAAAGCTTTGGGACCGATACTCAG ggagcagtggccCAGCCTGGCTATGGTTCAGTGAGAGGCAGCAGCCAAAATTCAGGG TGCACCAACCCCCCACCCTCCGGCTCCGGTGGAAGCTCTAGCAACTCTGGG GGAAGCAGCAGCTCACAGTCAGGCAGTGGCGGCAGCAGCCACGGTGGCGGCAGCAGCGGTGGCAGCAGCCATGGTGGCAGCAGCGGTGGCAGCAGCCATGGTGGCAGCAGCAGTGGTGGCAGCAGTCACAGTGGCAGCAGCAGTGGCAACAGTGGCAGTGGCAGCAGCTCTGGGTCCAGCCGG GAACGACAGCCAGAAAACTCCAGGGAATTGGATCAAAGCTTTTCAGTGTCCAAG GGATCCGACTCGGGCCCTTCCTCAGGCAGCAGCAGTGGTGGCAGTGGTGGATACAAGCCCGAG TGTGACAACCCAGGGAATGAAGCCCGACAGGCCGGAGGATCTGGGAGTCAG AACTCTCAGACGTCTCCTGGGCTCTTCAATTTCGACACTTTCTGGAAG aaCTTTAAATCCAAAATGGGTTTCATTAACTGGGATGCCATAGAAAAG GACCAGAGGAGCTTTCGCATCCCGTGA
- the LOC101970661 gene encoding dermokine isoform X3, whose translation MKLHGSLACLLLALCLGSGAAGPLQGGGESAGQGLGDAISNGVGEAIGQGAKEAASSGIQDAIGQGGGEVASRTRELGDTVSHRLGEAARTLENTGNEAGRQVENAIHHGVDAARGSEAWGTSGGHGMLGHNQGNFGGPGSPWGQGHPGGSEGSFGTNSLGGSSGQGGSGGSQSFGTDTQGAVAQPGYGSVRGSSQNSGCTNPPPSGSGGSSSNSGGSSSSQSGSGGSSHGGGSSGGSSHGGSSGGSSHGGSSSGGSSHSGSSSGNSGSGSSSGSSRERQPENSRELDQSFSVSKGSDSGPSSGSSSGGSGGYKPECDNPGNEARQAGGSGSQESRESSHLLGGSNHQNSQTSPGLFNFDTFWKNFKSKMGFINWDAIEKGRVPSPSTRALLYFRRLWENFKQRTPFFNWKEITEVRGAEVLFSR comes from the exons ATGAAGTTACACGGGTCCTTGGCCTGCCTCCTGCTGGCCCTGTGCCTGGGCAGCGGGGCTGCTGGCCCACTGCAGGGTGGAGGGGAGAGCGCGGGGCAAGGGCTGGGAGACGCTATTAGCAATGGAGTTGGGGAGGCCATTGGCCAAGGAGCTAAGGAGGCAGCCAGCTCTGGAATCCAGGATGCCATTGGCCAAGGGGGTGGAGAAGTTGCCTCTAGAACCAGGGAGCTGGGGGACACTGTCAGCCACAGGCTTGGGGAAGCCGCCCGGACCCTGGAGAACACTGGGAACGAGGCCGGCAGACAGGTGGAGAACGCCATTCACCACGGAGTGGATGCGGCCCGCGGCTCTGAGGCTTGG GGAACATCTGGAGGCCATGGCATGTTAGGCCATAATCAGGGCAATTTTGGAGGCCCAGGGTCTCCCTGGGGCCAGGGACACCCTGGAGGCTCAGAAGGCAGCTTCGGAACCAACTCTCTGGGAGGGTCCTCAGGCCAGGGAGGCAGTGGAGGGTCCCAAAGCTTTGGGACCGATACTCAG ggagcagtggccCAGCCTGGCTATGGTTCAGTGAGAGGCAGCAGCCAAAATTCAGGG TGCACCAACCCCCCACCCTCCGGCTCCGGTGGAAGCTCTAGCAACTCTGGG GGAAGCAGCAGCTCACAGTCAGGCAGTGGCGGCAGCAGCCACGGTGGCGGCAGCAGCGGTGGCAGCAGCCATGGTGGCAGCAGCGGTGGCAGCAGCCATGGTGGCAGCAGCAGTGGTGGCAGCAGTCACAGTGGCAGCAGCAGTGGCAACAGTGGCAGTGGCAGCAGCTCTGGGTCCAGCCGG GAACGACAGCCAGAAAACTCCAGGGAATTGGATCAAAGCTTTTCAGTGTCCAAG GGATCCGACTCGGGCCCTTCCTCAGGCAGCAGCAGTGGTGGCAGTGGTGGATACAAGCCCGAG TGTGACAACCCAGGGAATGAAGCCCGACAGGCCGGAGGATCTGGGAGTCAG gaaagcagagagagcagtCACCTCCTTGGGGGGTCCAATCATCAG AACTCTCAGACGTCTCCTGGGCTCTTCAATTTCGACACTTTCTGGAAG aaCTTTAAATCCAAAATGGGTTTCATTAACTGGGATGCCATAGAAAAG GGCCGAGTCCCGTCCCCCAGCACCCGAGCCCTCCTCTACTTCCGCCGCCTCTGGGAG AATTTCAAACAGAGAACTCCTTTCTTCAACTGGAAAGAAATTACTGAGGTAAGGGGGGCAGAAGTTCTCTTTTCAAGGTGA
- the LOC101970661 gene encoding dermokine isoform X9 — translation MKLHGSLACLLLALCLGSGAAGPLQGGGESAGQGLGDAISNGVGEAIGQGAKEAASSGIQDAIGQGGGEVASRTRELGDTVSHRLGEAARTLENTGNEAGRQVENAIHHGVDAARGSEAWGTSGGHGMLGHNQGNFGGPGSPWGQGHPGGSEGSFGTNSLGGSSGQGGSGGSQSFGTDTQGAVAQPGYGSVRGSSQNSGCTNPPPSGSGGSSSNSGGSSSSQSGSGGSSHGGGSSGGSSHGGSSGGSSHGGSSSGGSSHSGSSSGNSGSGSSSGSSRERQPENSRELDQSFSVSKGSDSGPSSGSSSGGSGGYKPECDNPGNEARQAGGSGSQESRESSHLLGGSNHQNSQTSPGLFNFDTFWKNFKSKMGFINWDAIEKDQRSFRIP, via the exons ATGAAGTTACACGGGTCCTTGGCCTGCCTCCTGCTGGCCCTGTGCCTGGGCAGCGGGGCTGCTGGCCCACTGCAGGGTGGAGGGGAGAGCGCGGGGCAAGGGCTGGGAGACGCTATTAGCAATGGAGTTGGGGAGGCCATTGGCCAAGGAGCTAAGGAGGCAGCCAGCTCTGGAATCCAGGATGCCATTGGCCAAGGGGGTGGAGAAGTTGCCTCTAGAACCAGGGAGCTGGGGGACACTGTCAGCCACAGGCTTGGGGAAGCCGCCCGGACCCTGGAGAACACTGGGAACGAGGCCGGCAGACAGGTGGAGAACGCCATTCACCACGGAGTGGATGCGGCCCGCGGCTCTGAGGCTTGG GGAACATCTGGAGGCCATGGCATGTTAGGCCATAATCAGGGCAATTTTGGAGGCCCAGGGTCTCCCTGGGGCCAGGGACACCCTGGAGGCTCAGAAGGCAGCTTCGGAACCAACTCTCTGGGAGGGTCCTCAGGCCAGGGAGGCAGTGGAGGGTCCCAAAGCTTTGGGACCGATACTCAG ggagcagtggccCAGCCTGGCTATGGTTCAGTGAGAGGCAGCAGCCAAAATTCAGGG TGCACCAACCCCCCACCCTCCGGCTCCGGTGGAAGCTCTAGCAACTCTGGG GGAAGCAGCAGCTCACAGTCAGGCAGTGGCGGCAGCAGCCACGGTGGCGGCAGCAGCGGTGGCAGCAGCCATGGTGGCAGCAGCGGTGGCAGCAGCCATGGTGGCAGCAGCAGTGGTGGCAGCAGTCACAGTGGCAGCAGCAGTGGCAACAGTGGCAGTGGCAGCAGCTCTGGGTCCAGCCGG GAACGACAGCCAGAAAACTCCAGGGAATTGGATCAAAGCTTTTCAGTGTCCAAG GGATCCGACTCGGGCCCTTCCTCAGGCAGCAGCAGTGGTGGCAGTGGTGGATACAAGCCCGAG TGTGACAACCCAGGGAATGAAGCCCGACAGGCCGGAGGATCTGGGAGTCAG gaaagcagagagagcagtCACCTCCTTGGGGGGTCCAATCATCAG AACTCTCAGACGTCTCCTGGGCTCTTCAATTTCGACACTTTCTGGAAG aaCTTTAAATCCAAAATGGGTTTCATTAACTGGGATGCCATAGAAAAG GACCAGAGGAGCTTTCGCATCCCGTGA
- the LOC101970661 gene encoding dermokine isoform X1, producing the protein MKLHGSLACLLLALCLGSGAAGPLQGGGESAGQGLGDAISNGVGEAIGQGAKEAASSGIQDAIGQGGGEVASRTRELGDTVSHRLGEAARTLENTGNEAGRQVENAIHHGVDAARGSEAWGTSGGHGMLGHNQGNFGGPGSPWGQGHPGGSEGSFGTNSLGGSSGQGGSGGSQSFGTDTQGAVAQPGYGSVRGSSQNSGCTNPPPSGSGGSSSNSGGSSSSQSGSGGSSHGGGSSGGSSHGGSSGGSSHGGSSSGGSSHSGSSSGNSGSGSSSGSSRERQPENSRELDQSFSVSKGSDSGPSSGSSSGGSGGYKPECDNPGNEARQAGGSGSQESRESSHLLGGSNHQGQGSSGDSGRGDAVSGLNTVNSQTSPGLFNFDTFWKNFKSKMGFINWDAIEKGRVPSPSTRALLYFRRLWENFKQRTPFFNWKEITEVRGAEVLFSR; encoded by the exons ATGAAGTTACACGGGTCCTTGGCCTGCCTCCTGCTGGCCCTGTGCCTGGGCAGCGGGGCTGCTGGCCCACTGCAGGGTGGAGGGGAGAGCGCGGGGCAAGGGCTGGGAGACGCTATTAGCAATGGAGTTGGGGAGGCCATTGGCCAAGGAGCTAAGGAGGCAGCCAGCTCTGGAATCCAGGATGCCATTGGCCAAGGGGGTGGAGAAGTTGCCTCTAGAACCAGGGAGCTGGGGGACACTGTCAGCCACAGGCTTGGGGAAGCCGCCCGGACCCTGGAGAACACTGGGAACGAGGCCGGCAGACAGGTGGAGAACGCCATTCACCACGGAGTGGATGCGGCCCGCGGCTCTGAGGCTTGG GGAACATCTGGAGGCCATGGCATGTTAGGCCATAATCAGGGCAATTTTGGAGGCCCAGGGTCTCCCTGGGGCCAGGGACACCCTGGAGGCTCAGAAGGCAGCTTCGGAACCAACTCTCTGGGAGGGTCCTCAGGCCAGGGAGGCAGTGGAGGGTCCCAAAGCTTTGGGACCGATACTCAG ggagcagtggccCAGCCTGGCTATGGTTCAGTGAGAGGCAGCAGCCAAAATTCAGGG TGCACCAACCCCCCACCCTCCGGCTCCGGTGGAAGCTCTAGCAACTCTGGG GGAAGCAGCAGCTCACAGTCAGGCAGTGGCGGCAGCAGCCACGGTGGCGGCAGCAGCGGTGGCAGCAGCCATGGTGGCAGCAGCGGTGGCAGCAGCCATGGTGGCAGCAGCAGTGGTGGCAGCAGTCACAGTGGCAGCAGCAGTGGCAACAGTGGCAGTGGCAGCAGCTCTGGGTCCAGCCGG GAACGACAGCCAGAAAACTCCAGGGAATTGGATCAAAGCTTTTCAGTGTCCAAG GGATCCGACTCGGGCCCTTCCTCAGGCAGCAGCAGTGGTGGCAGTGGTGGATACAAGCCCGAG TGTGACAACCCAGGGAATGAAGCCCGACAGGCCGGAGGATCTGGGAGTCAG gaaagcagagagagcagtCACCTCCTTGGGGGGTCCAATCATCAG GGGCAAGGGTCCAGTGGGGACAGTGGAAGAGGTGATGCTGTCAGCGGTCTCAATACCGTG AACTCTCAGACGTCTCCTGGGCTCTTCAATTTCGACACTTTCTGGAAG aaCTTTAAATCCAAAATGGGTTTCATTAACTGGGATGCCATAGAAAAG GGCCGAGTCCCGTCCCCCAGCACCCGAGCCCTCCTCTACTTCCGCCGCCTCTGGGAG AATTTCAAACAGAGAACTCCTTTCTTCAACTGGAAAGAAATTACTGAGGTAAGGGGGGCAGAAGTTCTCTTTTCAAGGTGA
- the LOC101970661 gene encoding dermokine isoform X7, whose translation MKLHGSLACLLLALCLGSGAAGPLQGGGESAGQGLGDAISNGVGEAIGQGAKEAASSGIQDAIGQGGGEVASRTRELGDTVSHRLGEAARTLENTGNEAGRQVENAIHHGVDAARGSEAWGTSGGHGMLGHNQGNFGGPGSPWGQGHPGGSEGSFGTNSLGGSSGQGGSGGSQSFGTDTQGAVAQPGYGSVRGSSQNSGCTNPPPSGSGGSSSNSGGSSSSQSGSGGSSHGGGSSGGSSHGGSSGGSSHGGSSSGGSSHSGSSSGNSGSGSSSGSSRERQPENSRELDQSFSVSKCDNPGNEARQAGGSGSQESRESSHLLGGSNHQNSQTSPGLFNFDTFWKNFKSKMGFINWDAIEKGRVPSPSTRALLYFRRLWENFKQRTPFFNWKEITEVRGAEVLFSR comes from the exons ATGAAGTTACACGGGTCCTTGGCCTGCCTCCTGCTGGCCCTGTGCCTGGGCAGCGGGGCTGCTGGCCCACTGCAGGGTGGAGGGGAGAGCGCGGGGCAAGGGCTGGGAGACGCTATTAGCAATGGAGTTGGGGAGGCCATTGGCCAAGGAGCTAAGGAGGCAGCCAGCTCTGGAATCCAGGATGCCATTGGCCAAGGGGGTGGAGAAGTTGCCTCTAGAACCAGGGAGCTGGGGGACACTGTCAGCCACAGGCTTGGGGAAGCCGCCCGGACCCTGGAGAACACTGGGAACGAGGCCGGCAGACAGGTGGAGAACGCCATTCACCACGGAGTGGATGCGGCCCGCGGCTCTGAGGCTTGG GGAACATCTGGAGGCCATGGCATGTTAGGCCATAATCAGGGCAATTTTGGAGGCCCAGGGTCTCCCTGGGGCCAGGGACACCCTGGAGGCTCAGAAGGCAGCTTCGGAACCAACTCTCTGGGAGGGTCCTCAGGCCAGGGAGGCAGTGGAGGGTCCCAAAGCTTTGGGACCGATACTCAG ggagcagtggccCAGCCTGGCTATGGTTCAGTGAGAGGCAGCAGCCAAAATTCAGGG TGCACCAACCCCCCACCCTCCGGCTCCGGTGGAAGCTCTAGCAACTCTGGG GGAAGCAGCAGCTCACAGTCAGGCAGTGGCGGCAGCAGCCACGGTGGCGGCAGCAGCGGTGGCAGCAGCCATGGTGGCAGCAGCGGTGGCAGCAGCCATGGTGGCAGCAGCAGTGGTGGCAGCAGTCACAGTGGCAGCAGCAGTGGCAACAGTGGCAGTGGCAGCAGCTCTGGGTCCAGCCGG GAACGACAGCCAGAAAACTCCAGGGAATTGGATCAAAGCTTTTCAGTGTCCAAG TGTGACAACCCAGGGAATGAAGCCCGACAGGCCGGAGGATCTGGGAGTCAG gaaagcagagagagcagtCACCTCCTTGGGGGGTCCAATCATCAG AACTCTCAGACGTCTCCTGGGCTCTTCAATTTCGACACTTTCTGGAAG aaCTTTAAATCCAAAATGGGTTTCATTAACTGGGATGCCATAGAAAAG GGCCGAGTCCCGTCCCCCAGCACCCGAGCCCTCCTCTACTTCCGCCGCCTCTGGGAG AATTTCAAACAGAGAACTCCTTTCTTCAACTGGAAAGAAATTACTGAGGTAAGGGGGGCAGAAGTTCTCTTTTCAAGGTGA